Proteins from one Limanda limanda chromosome 4, fLimLim1.1, whole genome shotgun sequence genomic window:
- the per3 gene encoding period circadian protein homolog 3, whose amino-acid sequence MCDQSAEMPGGDSGLDGEGQVTATATGEGGGEQSVTSGQQDRGAKGRGEERGASGGEVGQEDEEMTSGSHDLSSSANHSPRSATGSTSVSIESGEHPDGGKRQAHREMKITVAEMKKRLPSGKRRHSKASTVEALHYALNCVKQVQANSEYYKLPIRTGQDERRNATVCSLEELERVISGHTLKNTESFVVVFSLTSGRVLYTSEQAHTILCCKRKFLESAKFVELLFHQDVNVFYAHTAQPHLPPWSNSHTAGVLFDCAQVKSFFCRIRGRKDREGEMHYNPFRITPYLLKVKGTGASGEEEEPCSLALAERIISGYEAPRIPVDKRIFTTTHSPGCVFLEVDDRAVPLLGYLPQDLIGTSLLTCIHPEDRPLLLSMHRKVLKYAGQRPFEHSPVRMRCQNGDYITLDTSWSSFINPWSRKVAFIIGRHKVRTSPLNEDVFAAWTQEDFTVTHEEIKDLQAKIYKLFLQPVRNNGSSGYGSLGSNRSHEHYISVASSSDSNGNPWEDSHRESMTLQQICADVNRVKSWGQRAYLDSNHKMSLFGKPATARLPPAVLNPEVRDHEESRKQTHIPSYQQINSVDNIIRYLDSCTGPALKRKSESHSLSTSSSSEDEKPAGATDTAQANSDVVVLDSEVSVGPAAVLGAPLTDITMSTKAMSVVSVTSQCSYSSTIVHVPQPESEATAPEEAPMGSEPADAVPTHIRPAPRHAAEKQRFVGLTKHVLSAHTQKEEQEYVDRVRHRVLQSPYSSYLQLDDSSMVHSHHPGDNLRPLSGCNRSRRGKPRYKRPKPQGSSDSYVSPPGPPRRVPDSSWSPSESSQPQMRAPNGQTSLLQTPFFPMMATQPTPEQPPSAQQMPGATPLVLQPPDQTQLSYNFNTIQSTQSLSGMQPIQMHSIPSLQNMQSFHTMQPMAPAQPINPYLAPVMAVILPNYQTFTAGYPAMFPPSGASMLPEALITMTGFAPGSSPFLQPQFQTQPSPHTMTCPVPLLCSPRPSSSVGEEEEAPGARALFSSSRSSSPLQLNLLQEELPKPSEGQRSTGHNHIDSLHEKHDNEADNPSDSGNHDTQSTSSEMLDLLLQEDARSGIDSNASGSGESGGSLRSGSESGSNGTSTSHTGSSNSSKYFASNDSSDTLRRARKSQDPPAENQHSSDTRVENPLWSMIKSTPERVLMTYQIHTRDQAEVLAEDRKKLRVLQHLQPWFSQEQREELAEVHPWIQQHTTPQEIDIQGCGTCSSGAGVTPFPHPPAPESSSALDSHQQNSSGPVLDT is encoded by the exons ATGTGTGACCAAAGTGCGGAGATGCCTGGGGGTGACAGCGGCCTGGATGGAGAGGGACAGGTGACAGCTACAGCtacaggtgaaggtggaggggAACAGAGTGTGACGTCCGGGCAGCAGGACAGAGGGGcaaaggggagaggagaggagagaggagcttcAGGTGGAGAAGTCGGgcaggaagatgaagagatgaCCAGTGGTTCACAtgacctctcctcctcggccaatcacagccctAGGAGTGCCACTGGATCCACCTCAGTTTCAATCGAGAG CGGTGAGCATCCAGATGGTGGCAAAAGGCAGGCCCACAGAGAAAtgaagatcactgtggctgagatgaagaagaggctTCCGTCAGGCAAACGCAGGCACAGCAAAGCCAGCACTGTGGAGGCCTTACATTACGCACTTAACTGTGTCAAACAAGTTCAAG CCAATAGTGAATACTACAAACTGCCGATTAGAACAGGCcaggatgagaggagaaatGCCACAGTTTGCTCCCTGGAAGAGTTGGAAAGAGTCATTTCTGGACACACCCTTAAAAACACG gAATCTTTCGTGGTTGTCTTCTCCCTGACGAGCGGCCGCGTGCTCTACACGTCGGAGCAGGCTCACACCATTCTATGCTGCAAGCGGAAGTTCCTGGAGTCGGCCAAGTTTGTGGAGCTGCTCTTCCACCAAGATGTTAATGTCTTCTACGCTCACACGGCTCAGCCGCACCTGCCGCCCTGGAGCAACTCACACACAG cgggagttctgtttgactgtgcgCAAGTCAAGTCCTTCTTCTGCAGAATCAG GGGTAGGAAGGACCGTGAGGGTGAGATGCATTACAATCCATTCCGAATTACGCCGTACCTGCTGAAGGTGAAGGGAACAGGAGcaagtggagaggaggaggagccgtgCTCTCTGGCGCTGGCTGAACGCATCATCTCTGGATATGAAG CCCCTCGGATCCCAGTGGACAAGCGCATCTTCACCACCACGCACTCCCCTGGTTGTGTGTTCCTGGAAGTGGATGACAG GGCTGTACCGTTGCTAGGATACCTTCCTCAGGATCTGATTGGCACATCATTGCTGACTTGTATTCATCCAGAGGACCGGCCCCTCCTGCTGTCCATGCACCGGAAAG TGTTGAAGTATGCTGGCCAGCGGCCATTTGAGCACTCTCCGGTGCGTATGCGCTGTCAGAATGGAGACTACATCACCTTGGACACCAGCTGGTCCAGTTTCATCAACCCATGGAGCCGTAAGGTGGCCTTTATCATCGGACGGCATAAAGTCAGAAC GAGTCCACTGAATGAGGATGTATTTGCTGCTTGGACTCAGGAGGATTTTACAGTCACCCATGAAGAAATTAAAGACCTGCAAGCAAAGATCTATAAGCTTTTCCTGCAG CCGGTCCGCAACAATGGTTCCAGTGGTTACGGCAGCTTGGGAAGTAACAGATCTCATGAGCATTACATCAGCGTAGCTTCTTCAAGTGACAGCAATGGTAACCCATGGGAGGACTCACACCGGGAATCG ATGACTTTGCAGCAGATCTGTGCCGACGTGAACAGAGTGAAGAGTTGGGGTCAGCGGGCCTATCTGGATTCCAACcacaaaatgtctctttttggCAAACCTGCCACAG CACGTCTACCGCCCGCAGTCCTAAACCCTGAGGTCAGAGATCATGAAGAAAGcaggaagcaaacacacattcccTCCTATCAACAAATCAACTCTGTGGACAACATCATCAG ATATTTGGATAGCTGTACAGGTCCGGCCCTTAAGCGCAAGAGTGAGTCTCATTCCCTGTCCACCTCATCTTCCTCAGAAGATGAAAAGCCTGCTGGAGCCACAGACACGGCTCAGGCCAACTCAGatg TGGTGGTGTTGGACAGTGAGGTGTCAGTGGGCCCTGCAGCTGTATTGGGAGCACCTCTCACAGACATCACAATGTCCACCAAGGCCATGAGTGTGGTCTCAGTCACCAGCCAGTGTTCATACAGTAGCACCATCGTACATGTGCCGCAGCCTGAGTCAG aggccaCGGCACCAGAGGAGGCACCAATGGGCAGTGAGCCTGCTGATGCTGTTCCCACCCACATCCGTCCAGCCCCTCGCCACGCCGCAGAGAAGCAAAGATTTGTCGGTCTCACCAAGCATGTGCTGTCAGCTCATACCCAGAAGGAGGAGCAAGAGTATGTTGATCGTGTCCGCCACCGCGTCCTCCAGAGCCCCTACAGCTCCTACCTGCAGCTGGATGACAGCTCGATGGTTCACTCCCATCACCCAG GTGATAACCTACGTCCATTGAGTGGTTGTAACCGCTCTCGGAGAGGAAAGCCCAGGTACAAGCGCCCCAAACCCCAGGGTTCCTCAGATAGCTATGTCTCTCCACCTGGACCTCCTCGCCGTGTCCCTGACTCTTCCTGGTCTCCATCAGAGTCATCTCAGCCCCAGATGAGGGCGCCCAACGGCCAAACATCCCTACTCCAGACGCCATTCTTCCCTATGATGGCGACTCAGCCTACCCCAGAGCAACCGCCCAGCGCACAACAGATGCCTGGAGCGACTCCTTTAGTTCTGCAGCCTCCAGACCAAACCCAGCTCAGCTACAACTTCAACACCATACAGTCGACTCAGAGCCTGTCAGGCATGCAACCAATTCAGATGCATTCCATTCCGAGTCTGCAGAACATGCAGAGCTTTCACACCATGCAGCCCATGGCTCCAGCCCAACCCATCAACCCTTACTTGGCTCCAGTCATGGCCGTCATCCTTCCCAACTACCAAACTTTTACTGCAGGTTACCCAGCCATGTTCCCTCCATCGGGTGCCTCCATGCTGCCCGAGGCACTGATCACCATGACGGGCTTTGCCCCTGGAAGCTCTCCTTTCCTGCAGCCTCAGTTCCAAACCCAGCCCAGCCCCCACACTATGACCTGCCCGGTCCCTCTGCTTTGCTCTCCCAGACCCAGCTCCTCTgttggggaggaggaggaggcacctGGAGCCCGGGCTTTATTCTCCAGCTCTCGCTCAAGTTCTCCCCTGCAGCTcaacctgctgcaggaggagctgcccAAGCCGAGTGAAGGGCAGAGAAGCACCGGGCACAACCACATAGATAGCCTCCATGAAAAACATGACAACGAG GCTGACAACCCCAGTGACTCTGGGAACCATGATACCCAGTCTACATCCAGTGAGATGCTTGACCTGCTACTGCAGGAGGATGCCAGGTCAGGGATCGACTCCAACGCTTCAGGATCAGGGGAGTCTGGAGGCTCGTTGCGATCTGGATCTGAATCTGGCTCCAATGGAACCTCCACCTCTCACACTG gcagcagcaacagcagcaaataCTTCGCCAGCAATGATTCATCAGACACGTTGCGCAGAGCCCGCAAGAGCCAGGACCCACCAGCAGAGAACCAGCACAGCTCCGACACGCGTGTGGAGAACCCCCTGTGGAGCATGATCAAGAGCACACCTGAGCGAGTCTTGATGACATACCAGATCCACACCAG GGACCAGGCTGAGGTGTTGGCAGAGGACAGGAAAAAGCTTCGGGTTCTTCAGCATCTCCAGCCCTGGTTCAgccaggagcagagagaagagctggCTGAAGTCCATCCCTGGATCCAACAGCACACTACCCCACAGGAGATTGATATACAG ggTTGTGGGACCTGCAGCTCAGGAGCAGGGGTCACCCCATTCCCTCACCCACCTGCCCCAGAAAGCTCCTCCGCTCTGGACAGCCATCAGCAGAACTCCAGTGGACCTGTGTTGGACACTTGA
- the ccdc3b gene encoding coiled-coil domain-containing protein 3, with product MLLSEVTVRRPTLCRIMWIIVALVLVAAGPGGSWGCQLPHDWRPQTEACRAELAEIIVFAKVLALHKESYSMYNYLPWQHDTDLLFSAEIELLCDQSWGSMLEVPAGSRFNVTGLGYFPCFSYSVTKDNNYYFFLRMDENYNIVPHGVNFQDPIFPDTPDNHRMFASLFQFSNCTPGTQVHTFTPEWEAQEDSRLLCSAVQKALFEEEERVRTLSQKVRTLEKANGHLREKVKTMKRLLRQAQRETTKEQQTLNLKQLYEPKSPHPDQDTTQDQKNPPPKKALSKKLKN from the exons ATGTTACTCAGTGAAGTGACAGTAAG ACGTCCCACTCTGTGCCGGATCATGTGGATTATTGTGGCGCTGGTCCTGGTGGCGGCGGGTCCCGGGGGGAGCTGGGGGTGTCAGCTGCCCCACGACTGGAGACCGCAGACCGAAGCGTGCCGGGCCGAGCTGGCGGAGATCATCGTCTTTGCCAAGGTGCTGGCTCTGCACAAGGAGTCGTACAGTATGTACAACTACCTGCCGTGGCAGCACGACACAGACCTGCTCTTCTCCGCAGAGATCGAGCTGCTGTGCGACCAGTCGTGGGGCAGTATGCTGGAGGTGCCTGCCGGCTCCAGGTTCAATGTCACCGGCCTGGGATACTTCCCCTGCTTCTCCTACAGTGTCACCAAAGACAACAACTACTACTTCTTCCTCAG GATGGATGAGAACTACAACATTGTCCCTCATGGAGTGAACTTCCAGGACCCCATCTTCCCTGACACTCCAGACAACCATCGCATGTTTGCAAGCCTCTTCCAGTTTTCCAATTGCACTCCCGGCACTCAGGTCCACACCTTCACCCCAGAGTGGGAGGCTCAGGAGGACAGCAGG TTGCTGTGCTCCGCGGTGCAGAAAGCTCTGttcgaggaggaagagagggtgaGGACTCTCTCCCAGAAGGTGCGCACCTTGGAGAAAGCCAATGGCCATCTGCGCGAAAAGGTGAAGACCATGAAGCGTCTGCTGCGCCAGGCCCAACGAGAAACCACAAAGGAGCAGCAGACCCTTAACCTCAAACAGCTTTACGAGCCGAAGTCGCCCCACCCAGATCAGGACACTACCCAGGACCAGAAGAACCCTCCCCCCAAAAAGGCCCTCTCCAAGAAGCTGAAAAACTAG
- the vamp3 gene encoding vesicle-associated membrane protein 3, with the protein MSANVPEGSAAGSSNKRMQQTQAQVDEVVDIMRVNVDKVLERDQKLSELDDRADALQAGASQFETSAAKLKRKYWWKNIKMWAILIAVIVIIIIIIIIWSQS; encoded by the exons AT GTCGGCCAACGTTCCAGAAGGCTCTGCTGCCGGCTCAAGCAACAAGCGCATGCAGCAGACCCAGGCCCAGGTGGATGAG GTGGTGGACATCATGCGCGTTAATGTGGACAAAGTACTGGAACGTGACCAAAAGCTGTCTGAGCTGGACGACAGAGCAGACGCACTGCAGGCCGGAGCCTCCCAGTTTGAGACCAGTGCCGCTAAGCTGAAGAGGAAGTACTGGTGGAAGAACATCAAG ATGTGGGCCATCCTCATAGCTGTCATagtgatcatcatcatcatcattatta TTTGGAGTCAATCGTAA